A window from Triticum aestivum cultivar Chinese Spring chromosome 6D, IWGSC CS RefSeq v2.1, whole genome shotgun sequence encodes these proteins:
- the LOC123143784 gene encoding atherin-like, whose amino-acid sequence MGHISLIDTHKHTMARCRVSVGFIPSSPPRPSAPRPSLAVLGTTSPPRWSTRGPPPAAAAPVRRPTTSSAALPTPTRGTTAQPRRSDQPPLEAQAATISTSSASTSLAIAARRPHHRLYGDAPEPLPSLSHYGPLHQPDPSTSGAAFACLRHLRQNLFGPMISGSMDHVWTDVILNCRCSWRVAAILVGRIYARPRPQSIHCTSV is encoded by the exons ATGGGCCACATCTCTCTCATCgacacacacaagcacacaatggCTAGGTGTAGGGTTAGCGTCGGCTTCATCCCCAGTTCCCCACCCCGCCCCTCAGCTCCTCGGCCATCGCTCGCCGTCCTCGGCACCACCTCGCCGCCGCGCTGGTCCACCCGTGGTCCTCCACCGGCCGCTGCAGCCCCTGTACGCCGCCCGACGACCTCCTCCGCTGCCCTCCCTACCCCGACCAGGGGCACAACCGCGCAGCCGCGCCGGTCAGACCAGCCACCGCTGGAGGCCCAAGCAGCCACCATCTCCACCTCGTCGGCCAGCACATCTCTAGCAATCGCTGCTCGCCGCCCCCACCATCGGCTGTACGGCGACGCCCCTGAGCCCCTGCCTTCCCTATCGCACTATGGACCCTTGCATCAGCCAGATCCGAGCACCTCCGGGGCCGCCTTCGCATGTCTTCGGCACCTCCGCCAGAACCTCTTCGGCCCCAT GATTTCAGGGAGTATGGACCATGTATGGACAGATGTGATCCTTAATTGTCGTTGTTCTTGGCGTGTTGCTGCCATTTTAGTGGGTAGAATCTATGCACGGCCGAGACCTCAGTCTATCCACT GTACGAGTGTTTAA
- the LOC123143785 gene encoding DNA-binding protein BIN4 gives MSDEDGDPDWLTAFKAPSTAPVMLSSDSDRSRGNSPTRTGASEQEEKAPRKKLMLSSDSEASPGNSPSRAGDADEEEDSLANTRKKDDQQSKGKKTKVAARKVPAKRDDTLEQPEDEANEEKMQDKLADNSVSQRLPLTIADKVQRSKALVECDGDSIDLSGDIGAVGRIVISNGPTGNHDLLLDLKGTVYKSTIVPSRTFCVVSVGQTEAKIEAIMNDFIQLEPHSNLFESETMMEGTLDGFTFDSDGEGDRLHELNASQNDPNNENEDQPKGKTKRKATVKPAAKGQKKAKVAKKGTRKTQTTKRAKKAKK, from the exons ATGTCGGACGAAGATGGCGACCCCGACTGGCTTACTGCCTTCAAG GCACCAAGTACTGCACCGGTGATGCTTTCTTCTGATTCCGATCGTTCTCGTGGAAATAGCCCTACAAGAACTGGTGCATCTGAACAAGAAGAAAAG GCTCCGAGGAAGAAGTTGATGCTCTCATCTGATTCTGAAGCTTCTCCTGGAAACAGCCCTTCAAGGGCTGGTGACGCTGATGAAGAAGAGGACTCACTTGCCAATACCAGGAAAAAAGATGATCAGCAATCTAAGGGTAAAAAAACAAAGGTTGCTGCAAGAAAAGTTCCTGCGAAAAGAGATG ATACCTTGGAACAACCCGAAGATGAAGCTAATGAGGAAAAAATGCAGGACAAGCTTGCGGATAATTCT GTCTCCCAGAGGTTGCCATTGACCATTGCTGATAAAGTTCAACGTTCAAAG GCATTGGTTGAATGTGATGGTGACTCGATAGACTTGAGCGGAGATATTGGAGCTGTCGGCAGGATAGTAATTTCAAATGGTCCGACTGGAAATCATGATTTGTTACTGGACCTGAAAG GAACTGTGTACAAATCAACTATAGTGCCATCCAGGACATTTTGTGTG GTCAGCGTGGGACAAACAGAAGCAAAG ATTGAGGCTATCATGAATGACTTCATTCAGTTGGAACCTCACTCCAATTTATTTGAATCAGAGACTATGATGGAAG GTACCCTTGATGGATTCACATTTGATTCAGATGGAGAGGGTGATAGGCTTCATGAACTTAACGCTTCTCAGAATGATCCAAACAATGAGAATGAAGATCAACCTAAGGGGAAAACCAAAAGGAAAGCAACCGTGAAGCCAGCG GCAAAGGGACAGAAGAAGGCAAAGGTTGCTAAGAAGGGAACAAGGAAAACCCAAACAACGAAGAGAGCGAAGAAGGCAAAGAAATAG
- the LOC123143786 gene encoding histone H2A: MDASATVAAGKAKKGAAGRKAGGPRKKSVARSVKAGLQFPVGRIGRFLKKGRYAQRVGSGAPVYLAAVLEYLAAELLELAGNAAKDNKKSRIIPRHLLLAVRNDQELGRLLAGVTIAHGGVIPNINPVLLPKKTAEKSPKEPKSPKKTAKSPKKA; encoded by the coding sequence ATGGACGCCTCAGCCACCGTAGCCGCCGGGAAGGCGAAGAAGGGCGCGGCCGGGCGCAAGGCCGGAGGCCCCAGGAAGAAGTCCGTGGCGCGGTCCGTCAAGGCCGGGCTCCAGTTCCCCGTCGGCCGCATCGGGCGCTTCCTCAAGAAGGGCCGCTACGCCCAGCGCGTCGGCTCCGGCGCTCCCGTCTACCTCGcggccgtcctcgagtacctcgCCGCCGAGCTGCTGGAGCTCGCGGGCAACGCCGCCAAGGACAACAAGAAGAGCCGCATCATCCCCCGCCACCTGCTGCTCGCCGTCAGGAACGACCAGGAGCTCGGCAGGCTGCTCGCCGGCGTCACCATCGCCCACGGCGGCGTGATCCCCAACATCAACCCGGTGCTGCTGCCCAAGAAGACCGCCGAGAAGTCCCCCAAGGAGCCCAAGTCGCCCAAGAAGACCGCCAAGTCCCCCAAGAAGGCGTAG